In Selenihalanaerobacter shriftii, the DNA window AGTCTGATAACTTCCTAATAATAACGAACCATCTATCACAGCTTGAGGATTTAGCCAAGTCACAATAAAAGAAGTGGTTATAATTTTAATTATTGAATCACTCACTTTCACATCATCTCTTACATCTGATGAAGAACGAACTAAACTAATTCCAATATGCATAACTAGGATAGAACCTACTAATAAAATAGCTGATTTCAATATTGGAACATTTTCAATCAATAATCCTATTCCAAAAAAACAGGCAAGAGCAAGTGTAATATCAAAGAATATTGTCACTAATGCTACTTGATAAGTCTTGATTTTATTACCTTTCATTGCAGTATTTATTACATATAAATTCTGCATACCTATCGGTGCAACATATGCTAGTCCTAAAAATAATCCTTGTATCAAATAGTTATACATCTTTTATCTCCTATTCTTAATAATCTTTTTCAGCAAAGATAAAAACATCCCATAAAACTTAAGTATAACTTTCCTTTCTCTTTTAAATATTTAGCAGCCTTTTCTAAAAAATTTATCATCTCTTCAAATGTTGAAATTCTGTAAATACTATCATATCACCTGCAAATAAGTCCCAAATTATATTTATACATCATAACTAAATGTCGTTACAGGTATGACTTTTTTAAGCGTTATTAATAATAAATTAATTTAATTGAAATACTAGAAGGAAAAATATAAAATACTAATAAGTAATTAATATAGCGTTATTAATTTGTTTGATATAGGGGGAATAGAATTTGATTAAAATATTAAAATGGACTGCTGCAATTTATCTTTTAATTTCCGGTTTTAAAGATTTTGCTGCTGGCAATCAATCATTAGCAATTTTTGAAGGTGGAGTAGGCGTTTTTTATATTTACAGCTTGTTAACTGGTAAAACCTGAGGAACTTAATACTTATACTAGCCAGTTAGGCTAGAAAGCTTATTTTAAGCAAAAATTATTGGCTGGCAATTATGAAATTTTATTTTGTTTTCTAGTAAAAATTTCAAATTGCCAGTCTCTATCCATTTTTATTCATCCAAACCTCTTCTAATATCCTAATTCCATTCTTCTTTTAAAATTCCATAAACAATATGATTTACAAAATGATTATGTGTTCCTAGGTGATAATCTAGATGACACCCATCAAGTAAGTATTAATTTAAAATTAGTTTATCGTTTTTTGATGATTTAAGCTTTATATTTAATCCATTTTCTCAGCTAATATCTGTCCAGCCTTTTCAAGCTTAATCCTAATATTCTTCATTTTATCATTATCTTCTGGATATTGATCACATAAGTTAGGCATTTTTACTTTTGAAACTTCTATTGGTAAATCATACATATTAACTAAACCACCAACCTGACATTTATGTCCATAACCACAGGTAAAACAAGCATATTCTCCCTGTACTTCTATTTGAGAAACTTTTTCTATACGAGCATCATTAAAAAATCTTTCAATATCTTTAATTACTGCTGTTGAATCCCCATCACCACTAACTCCAACTATGACTCCTGATTTATTCTGTAAAGGAAACTTTTCATTATGTCGAGTACTAAAACAGACTCGCTCCCAAAAAGCTCTTCCTTTAGCATTCATTCCTTCCCAATACTCTGGAGCTCCAAAAACAATTCCTTGTGCTTGTTGAATAGCTTCTAAAATTTGATTTACTGAATCATCTTTAACGCATTTATGAGTTTCTATACAACCATTACAGCCATCACAGGTTAACACCTCAAAATTAGAAAGAGAATAAAAATCAAATGATAAACCGCTACCTTCAAGCACCGTTTTTACAGCATTTTCTGTTATTTTTTCTTTTCTCCCAGCACTAATACCTATGATTTTATTTTCACTCATAATTTGTCCCTCCTATGTATGCTTCAAATATTTATTATTAACTTAAATTATCTTTTCGAATAAATAATTAGCTTAGAAAGAATTGACTATTAAAAATATCATGTATATCGACATAATAAATAAAAATTCTTTACTCCTTTAACTTTATATATTCTTTTAAATCTGAATTTAGTATTTCTTCTAACTCTTGCCAATTATCACGATTCGTTTCAGTAAATAAAAAGGCAAAAACAGCATGTTCCCTATAATCTATCTTTCTTATCTCTAAAGGATTTTCAAAATGTGAAACAAATCCTTCATAATTGATACCCTCAATATTATTTATCTTTATATCTCCTGGTAGATCAGCAACTACAATACTATAAATTTTATCCTCTTTATCCTTAAGTATTTCTTCCCAATTAGGCTCCTTTTGCTTGAAAAAATATTCATAAACATTTATTCCATAAGCATAATAAGCTATATCAGTTGTACACCAACCTGCAAACCTCATTGGATTTACTTCAATGGGGGTTACCTGTTTATCTTTATCAACTCTAAACTCTACATGCATCGGAAAATTACATAGGTTAACTAAATTACCCATTTGAGATAAAAAGTCTAAAAATAAACTATAGTAATTTTCTATTATTTCTTTTGAAGTTATATAAACTCGATCACTAACATCTTCACCTGAAGAAAAAATATGCTTAAAAATATTTAAAATTACTGGTTCTCCTAAATCATTGTAATATACATCAATAGCAAATTCTTCACCTCCTATATTCTCTTCTATAATAAATTTGCTAGAATCTATTACTTCAATAGGATATTTCCCTTTCATCCTCTTAACTTCTCTTTTCAATTCCTTTACTACATTTCCCCATTCATCAACACTATTAACTTTATAAACCCCCATACTAAAAAAACCAATTGAAGGTTTTATAATAAAAGGTTTTCTTATTTCTGTTATATCTATCTCTTCTAATTCACTAAAACTTATTTCTTTATAGAAAAAATTAGGATAAATATCTTTTAATAATTTCCGAAACTCAACTTTATCCTTGAAAATGTTAATCTTTTCCGGCAAATCAGTAAAGGATAAATTATTAGCTATCCAATTAATTGGATTTTCTGAGTTGCTATAAATAAAAAATTCTTCATTTTCTTTAAACTTCCTAATAAATTCTTCATCTTTTAAATAATCAATATCATTAGTTAGCCCAAATTCTTTTATAGCATCATTTTTTAAAACAGGCAATTCCATTTCTACAATCGTATTTTCTAAAAACTTCGAAATATATGGTTTGTCCAAAATTAGCATCTTCATCATCCTCTCAATATTTAACATTATATTGCACTTTCAATTAACGTTTTTGATACTGACCACACTCGTAAAAACTTATAGTTTTCAAG includes these proteins:
- a CDS encoding flavodoxin family protein, producing MSENKIIGISAGRKEKITENAVKTVLEGSGLSFDFYSLSNFEVLTCDGCNGCIETHKCVKDDSVNQILEAIQQAQGIVFGAPEYWEGMNAKGRAFWERVCFSTRHNEKFPLQNKSGVIVGVSGDGDSTAVIKDIERFFNDARIEKVSQIEVQGEYACFTCGYGHKCQVGGLVNMYDLPIEVSKVKMPNLCDQYPEDNDKMKNIRIKLEKAGQILAEKMD
- a CDS encoding LysE/ArgO family amino acid transporter; the protein is MYNYLIQGLFLGLAYVAPIGMQNLYVINTAMKGNKIKTYQVALVTIFFDITLALACFFGIGLLIENVPILKSAILLVGSILVMHIGISLVRSSSDVRDDVKVSDSIIKIITTSFIVTWLNPQAVIDGSLLLGSYQTSIPVQMSKYFILGFSSASFIWFIFISTITLILRDKLNNSIVKGINIICGIILIFFGVKLGYSFIQIING
- a CDS encoding ATP-grasp domain-containing protein, whose product is MLILDKPYISKFLENTIVEMELPVLKNDAIKEFGLTNDIDYLKDEEFIRKFKENEEFFIYSNSENPINWIANNLSFTDLPEKINIFKDKVEFRKLLKDIYPNFFYKEISFSELEEIDITEIRKPFIIKPSIGFFSMGVYKVNSVDEWGNVVKELKREVKRMKGKYPIEVIDSSKFIIEENIGGEEFAIDVYYNDLGEPVILNIFKHIFSSGEDVSDRVYITSKEIIENYYSLFLDFLSQMGNLVNLCNFPMHVEFRVDKDKQVTPIEVNPMRFAGWCTTDIAYYAYGINVYEYFFKQKEPNWEEILKDKEDKIYSIVVADLPGDIKINNIEGINYEGFVSHFENPLEIRKIDYREHAVFAFLFTETNRDNWQELEEILNSDLKEYIKLKE